AATTTGTCGTACAGAATGTTGGGGGGCTTTGCCTCCCCTCCGTTGGATGCCTTCTGCTCCGTAGAGATGGGCATGCCACACGCAGGGGTACCGAAGGGCAGCCCTGCCGGCGCAAACGAAGGGTCGAGCTGCTCTATCGAACGAGGGTTTCTTCTAATGTATGTGATGATTTTAGGTCTCACGGGTTTGGGCCTGGGTATGGCAGGTTTTATCTCGAtgctttcttccagcttttcacTGTTGTCACTGTCCACATCTGCCTTATCTGCGAGGGAGCCCTTGGAGTGGACCAGGATAGGTTTTGGGATGGCACTGCTGCAAGCAGTCTTGATAGGCACTTTAGGGGATATGTTTAACAACTGCGTACTGTCAATGGGAGGTAGGACTGAGGAGGGTGACAGTTTGTCAACATGAAGTGCATAAAGGTCCTTCAAATTACTGTTTGATAGTGTGGGCTGACTATTAACATCCAGCGTTGCCACCGGGTGCACGGGAGTTGGGACACATAAAAGGGCATCAGCCTTTGCTGACACCTTACAGCTCTCTGGTGCTTCGTCTGGAGGATATTTCTGTGCATTAGCTGTCTTTTTACTTGGAATTGAAAAGCTTGAGGTTTCTGCATCACTGTCGTGGCTGTCAGGTTGTTGGTTTGACATTGTCTCTGCACCGCGTGCTTCTGAGAGATCAGAAGCAGTCACAGCTGCATCCTCAGTGCTTCCTTTGACTAGTATCAGTTTATTCTCATTAACTTTCAAGGGTTTGCTGTCAGGTAGATTAATGTTATGTGTAAGAGATATCTGTTCACCAACCCTTTCAGCGCAACCTGCGTCAACTTCAtgtaaatttttgttttttctaggtGTCACTTTACCACTGGATTTACTACCACAGGTGAGTGGGAATATTGTTTCCACTTCTTTATCAGTAAAATATTCCTCAACAACCTGGCTAGTTGCCTTGTTGTCACTGTCattgctttctctcccttccccaccgATGGTGACGTTATCATTTAGCAATTTGTCATCAGGGTAGGTTACCACCTGCCTTGATAATGGATCCTCTACTTTATTACAGGTGTCTTGAAAATGGGAGGCTTGAAATTTTGATGCATCAGATACAGAGCCTTCCTGTTTTTgcattgctgtattttcatctttttgacATCCCAGGAGCTCTACCAGCATAATTCTCTCAATCTTTTGTTGACACGTATTTTTAGATTGTAGAGATGGTGCAGTCTTAAGCtccagttttttatttttatcaccCTGACCTAATTGTGCTTCTGATTTACTAGCAATCTCATTGAGCTTAACAGCTGAATGTTGAGAATGAGCAGTATGCAGTGTGCTTTCAGTGTTAACATTTGGTacattttctggtttacttattttcttgttcCCTGAGGTAGATGGtttagaataaaatacaatattttcctCTGAGGTATTGTCAAGTGGATGAAACACCATCCCAAGAAAATGATCCGTGGATGTTTTTTGtgatttctctgtatttcctaTCAAATGGTGTGACCTGTCGATGGAGTCCAATGATGCAGAAAGCAGACGTTTACATGACACAGGCCCAACGCAGtcttttgcaaatgtttcagaTTGAGGAGAGAATTTACTTGGTCTTCCCAAAGAGAGCCTTTTTATTCTCTCCATCTCCACAGTCCTGGACATTTTACCCTTAGAAAAGTTCTGGGTGAAGTCAACATCATTTTTGGAAATAACCTCCAGGTTGGCATCATTTGTGCTACTTTTTAAATTGGACAGACTTTGTCCTCGGCTAATCCTGATATGCCTTGATATATCCTTAGCTTCGCTGGTCCTACAATCTTTCCCCATTTCCCTGCTTGTGGTGGAGGGCAGCTTACTTTCCTGTACACTGGTGTGACAGGATCGAGAGTCTTTGAAGGTCAGAAGTTTATTCTGCTCTGTATTCAGATGAGTAACTTTCTCTGATCCTCCGGGGTGTATATTCCCACTCTCATCTGTCAAATCATGTTTCTTAACATTCCCTTCGGTGGTTCTAACTTTTGTCACAATTTGGTTGGCATTGGTATCCCCCACACTCACTATGCTTTCattattgttttttatttcgCTGCAGTTGTCCTGAAGCTGGGCATAACATGACTTGTTTGGGATTAACGGAGCACTCATTTTGAAGCTTCCAGTGACTGCTTTTTTGGCAGTCCTAATTAATGAGatcgtggggtttttttccctatcagGTTAACTATTATGCATGCTTCGATTatacatttaaattataaattgaTCAGTAGAAAATTCCTTGTCAGAAAGCTTGGAGTCTCTTGTCAGAGTCACATTTTTGTGCTGCTCAGTTGTCTTTCGTGCAGCCTCTGGACCTAGGAAATCTTTATGACGTGCAGTAGAGAGGttcaatgaaagcaaaatagaTCTGTCAAGTTCCCTCTGAATGAGAGCCAGTTAATCCAGCCAAcctatgaggaaaaaaaaaacacaaaaccagacaacGTTACACTGATGCCTGGAATCATGCTAActaaaacaaagttaaaatcAACAGCACTCCCAGGTATGTCCCCAGGATAGAACGCTTTCAGACACTTTAGATGCTGTTTCGATCACAGTTTTGCTCCCAGCAAAGATTCTTAGCGTAGCACTGATCTTTGACTTGAGAAGTTACACAGTTAAAACTGTCCTGGTTAGAAGAGCAGTTGCTACTGTTTTAAAGCCACATAGATTTACAATTGGAAATAGGCATAAATAGCTAGGTGAAAATGGGACCCCACATCGAGAGTCTAAGCACTTTCATATTGCTATAACAATCTCTTTATTACACCAAGGGTGGCTACTGATGCATTTAAAGCACCATTGTACAGACAAGCCCTAAGTACTAGAACTCCAGCTCTGTTAGGGGACATTTGTGGGTTTCTCTCCTTGCCTTGTACAAATCACTGCTGTACTTGTGCTGACACCCCAACATTTCTTAGCCAGATCAATTGATGCCAAGAAAGCAAAAACTATGGCTGGAGGcctgcaaagaaaaactgtttttctgagcCAGCTGCATATGTGTATGTTCAAATATGGAGGATTATACACCAGTCCCAATACAGTGCAGCTCCTTTTGTCTCTCTCCCATCTGTAGCTTTGGGAGCCTAGATTTTGTCCTCTATCACCTCCAAGAAGATGAAAGGGACATTTCTGTCTATGCGATGCCTAAATTCACTCTCTGAGATATTTCTTGTACCCTGTATGTTCATACCCTTCATGATAAAGAAATATGGACACTGGAAACTGGAATATACTCCACAGGTCCCAGAAGGTAGAATTCAAAGCACTCGCAAtgctcccagctgtgctgggttTCTAATCAGGGGCTTACAGGGCCACTAATTAGAAGTGCTGATTAAGTCCACTGCCCTGGCTATAAGCATCTGGGTGCAAGTCTGGGCATATGCTTCTAACACCCGCTATAAGCAGGTCCTCCCAGCCTTCGCATTCTGTTCAGCTCTGCTTACAACATCTGGCTCTGAGCTCAATCCAGTTTCTTTATATGGCACACATGCACGTTGGTTGAGTATGGATTCAGGCTCCTGGCGTAGTTCCAGCTCTTCAGCAAACAATAACTAATTAAATTAACTCATGAAAGAGAACACAGTATTAAGAATTTCACTTCAACAGCACAGAATTATGTTATAGAATTTATTCACAAAGCATTGTAAAGCAAGACTTTTAAACTACTTCTGTATTCTGTCCTTATTcccagagaaaaaagaattgaatacttattaaattaaatatatgcattatGGAGTTGTTTGGTTCATGtcttgttggctttttttccccaaaaaaaataatgtatatattCAGCCTGAAAGCTGAACTCTAAATGCTCCTTACTGGGCAAAGCACGTCTGTTGTTTTAGCTAGGAAGGGGCATTGATGGGCTCCAGAGGGAGCTGAGGCCGGTCAGCTCATGTTTCTCCCTCAGTTGGCAATTGGCAACACTTTGTGGTCCCAAAAGTGAGGGCCACGAAAACAATCAGAGGttggaacacctctcctatgaagaaaggcaaATTTAACAGAAAGTTCAGTGAGGAAAGCTTTGGGGAACTGATAAAAAGATGGGGGAACTCATCCTCGTCTTTCTTGTACTACCTTGTACTCTCTCACCAAAAGTGTCACTCAATGTCCCAGAACTTTAAcagattgtggtgggttgaccatggctggctgccagatgcccacccagctgctctctcactctccCTTCTCAatgggacagggagagaaaagaagatgaagaagctcatgggtcaagataaagacaagaAGATCACTTACCGAgtaccgtcacaggcaaaacagacttgacttggggaaaagtgatttaatttattgccaattaaaatagagttGGATGCTGaggaacaaagacaaaaaaccctaaaatacCTTCCCTCACCtaccccctttttttcccaatctCAACTTCACTTCTTCATTCACAGCTCCTCTGTCCCACTAgttgctccttccctgccttgTGCTCACAGTGACACTGAACCTCCGAGTGCTATGGcagtatatataaataaattggtaaatgatgatgatgatgtgcATTAAACCCTAAGTACCATATCAGGCTGCACACATTTCAAATGTACAAATAGAGCAATACATTAATTTGccacttattttcttctctaaatcTCTTACATGGGTTTAGAACAAAGTTAATTAAGGCATTTAAGATTATGAACATGGTGCTAAGCGGTCGTTGGTTCCTCTTGTTTACACTGCCCCCAATATGATTAGTGGTACTGCAAATGAAgaccattttgaaaaaaacattgtgGAAATATCTGTATTCATTCAAACATCTTCACACACAGTGTGCTGATATGCTTCAGAGGCCAGaccaaataatttgttttaatgttgCTGGTACAAATTGATCAAAATGAGGGTCaggaaatacatttcaaatacagGGCATTGCACAATCTCAGTACGCTACCAGTTGAGATTAACCTCTTAAAGCAGCCAGTGCTGGCCAGAGACATGGGCTTCAAATGTATGTGTGATTACACTGGTTCTAAGAGAAGGCACAATAAAATACTGTCCAGGCAGAGATTAATCTCAGGCAGTGTTAGCACTGCTCCTGTGCTTCCTCTAGAGTCAGTGAGGGACAGGTACCTTGGAAAGGTGGCTCATCACCAGTGCTAACACCTTCCAGGACGGACTCTATGCAGGCAGTCTTCCAAGTCTGTCTCTTCTGGTGACATCCAGTCTCATATTAAGGATGTCACAGACTTGAAGAACCCATTACAACCTTACAATAAGCATCCATACAAttacctaaaaatattttcttctgaaaaatattgcCTGTTTAactttgtaattattttttttacagttgccATTGCAATGAATACACAGAAGAATTATTCTATGTTTGGAAATAATACAAGGTGGCATTTGCTATAGAACATACTGACAGCCCAGGACTCCTAAATTAATATCAAAATATAAGCAAGCATCTATGTCAATTAACACCTTATTAATCCAGTTTTCTCTGTTAAGGAATACAAGCTTTTGGTTCAATTAATGTAATAAAGACTTATATACTGTGATAGGTATATTTGAGAGTAAGATGTGTGATTTTGTGTTCCACTTGGGACCTTAGAAGATTTGTTCTTCTATAGATAGCTTCCATTTAAGAAGCTTTCGTTTAGATTTTCTGCAGGATAGTTTATGTGGCACTGTCTAGGCTCAACTTCACTATGCTCTTTGGAGTCAGTGAGATGAAAAGACTCAGCTGTGCCTGGGTTCTGCTGGCTCTTCCTCTATTTTTTATTGCTCATCTTTCTAAACTGATGTTGGCTGACATACACAAACCTAAAGTCACTCCCTGCTGTGCAGAGGCTCTGCGATAACAGATATGTGAACCTCCTAACTCTTCAGATGCCCTCTTTAGTGCAGGAGCAGGGGGTAAGAGGAGACTCGATCCCAGCAAGGACACCACCTCATTACTTAGCAACATCTCACTGGGGACCCTGGACAAGAAATATGACTGCAAGTCTTAAAGACTGGACTTGGTCTATGTAAACTTTGATATGGGTAAACATTTCTTGATACTGTATAGTGTAAAAATGTCCCCTTTGAATTGCTGAGAGTGGAAAATGAAGTTGGAGCTCTCCACACCACAGCATCTTGGCAGGATGCAATAACTGTATTTGTGAAAAAGCCTTTACAAAGTGATGTGAACATGTTAGACAGTAGAATAAGAGGATATCCACCAGACTATGGTGAGCTATGAATCccacagggaggagaaaagttCAAGGAGCCAGAAACATaattaaatacttttgtttAAGTTCAACAGCATCAGTTTCCTTCTGAGATGTCTATCTTTTAAGAGCCTCTATTCTAAACCTGAGCTCAGGTAATGATGATCTAGGAAAAAGAAGTCCACAAGAGTTTCTTCCTGTCTGCTGTTGCAGTTCCTCCCCTACACTCTGCTCCATCCTAAGCTCCTAGTCAGCAGGTCCCACCCCATCCTCTGGAGATACCAGGGAGAAGGTGAAGCTGAGCTAGATGATTTCTAATCCCATGACATACAGTATGGACTGTAGCAGCAGAGCTCAAGTTTGTAAATTGTAGCtggctggaaaaagaaagcagcctgcttctaaaaagcaacagcagcttttttggtttggggttttttttttaaaaaaaaaaaaacaaacaagcagcatAGAAATATTGTTATCCTCAGTAGGcaccaaataaaagaaaaatggtaaagAATTACCATGTTattggctgttttgttttcaatttgcCACAAAAATTGAACAGTAATAATTATGAGATATGCAAAGGAATTAtcaaaacacatggaaaaataaaagtgggggtaaagaaataaaacctgaaacgTATTGAGAAGTTTGGCTCCTGTATAAACATTTCCTAATGCAGCCTGTCATAGCTGCTTACCCATCCCTGTACTGAAAGTCAGAATATTTACAGTAAGATACACTAAAAACATCTGTTTGTACTGCTAACACTGTGCACAGCTCAGGCTGATTGCTCTTTCAGTATAAAGTGTATGAGAAGCACCTGAATGCCttatgtattgggtttgcatggcaaggttttggtagcgggggggctacaggggtggcttctgcaagaagcttgttagaagcttccactgtgtctgatagagccaatgccagctggctccaagacggatccatcactggccaaggccaagcccatcagcaacagtggtagcacctctggggtaacatttaagacagattaaaaaacctccaggagcaattgcagccagggagaagagtgagaatatgtgataggaacatctctgcagacaccaaggtcagtgcagaaggaggggcaggaggtgctccaggcgctggagcagagatccccctgcagcccatggagaagaccatggtgaggcaggctgtccccctgcagcccatggaggatgatggtggagcagagattccacctgcagcccatggaggaccccacactggagcaagtggatgcccgaaggaggctgtgaccccgtgggaagcccgtgctggagcagggtcctggcaggacctgtggtcacatggagagaggagtccacactggagcaggtttgctggcaggacttgtgaccccgtgggggacccacgctggagcagtctgttcctgagggtctgcaccctgtgggagggacccatgctggagcagttcgtgaagaaccGCAgtccatgggaaggactcatgttggagaagttggtggaggaccccatgctggagcagctgaagagtgtgaggagtcttccccctgaggaggaaggagtggcacaaacaacgtgtgatgaactgaccacaatccCCATTCCACATCCCCCTGCGCTGCTGAGGTGGGAGTAAGTtgaaattgggagtgaagttgagcccaggaagaagggaggggtggggggaggtgttttaagattaggttttatttctcattatcttaCACTGattttgattggtaataaaaattaaactaatttccccaagttgagtctgttttgcctgtgacagtaattggtgagtgatctctccctgcccttatcttgacgcacgagccttttgttatattttctgtcccctgcccagctgaggaggacagtgacagagcagctttggtagGCACCTGGtgttcagccagggtcaacccaccacacctcaCTAACCACCTGCCACCAAACCTATGCCTCTTGCTACTACCTTAAAAAATTGCAATGGGTTTGTAACTGGAAGGGGCAGAGCCAGTAGCCTGCAAATGCTCAGCCACAGGCCAACCATcggctgcctgctcctgcaaaGTAAATGCTCTTGGCCTGGCGGGGTAGTGGGTTCTGCTGCCTGGGACAAGGATCATGCCTTCAGCTGCATATGGAGACCTGCACACCAGCCTACTTTGTCCTGACTCAGAGAGGAGGCCAAGAGGTGTGATGGGGTGTTTATCCTCCCAGAatgcagccaaggctgcctgATCACAACTTAGTTGAAAGCATGAAGTGAGAAGCCTCCAGTCATTACCCTCAAAGACTATCCTGGTCATGAGCTCCAGGTTCGCAAACCCCTGTAGCATCCAGGACTAGGGTTGAGCAAAAGCTGCTCTCTGCACAAGCAGCACAGATCAGAACAGGACGAGCATCTTTGACTGCGTTACAGTGTCCACAGATAAAATCCTGCAGAAACGGTCCCCAAGAAAGAAATCTCATCCCACAGGGAAGATCATCCCACTGTCTGACCAATACAGTGATGGAAGAAGATAGATGAAAGTACATGAGGAATATATTTGTATGAGGCGGGAAACAGATGCAGTTCTTACTACAGAAAACTGGCATGAACAGCAGCCTCCTGATATGCACAGCTGTCCCAAGAAATGCCGCTGGGGAGGACTCTTAAACCAGCCACAGCCTGGCTGAGGACTTCTCTGGGAGAAGAGATACCACCTCAGCTAATGCCAGGGATGTGCACTGCCAAGAAATGAGCACCACGGACAAAGAACATACAGTGCTGTAAGGGAAGAAGATGGGAATATCTTCTTGAGAAGCCCAAATCATTACAAAAAACTTCTTCCAATGGTGATGGAAGTCGAAAGCTGATACTAGGAcattcaaaaaaaatccaataaacCTCTTGGAGTGGGTAACATACAATCGGAATTAATTAAAAGTGGTGGAGAAGCACTCACCCAGGCATGTGATAATTTTGTTAATGTGATCTGGAAAGCTGAGAACTAAGATTTGGATACAATCCCCAATGGCTTCTATTCATAATGAAGCAGACCCAGCTGTTTGGGGAAATTACAGCATAATCTCATTGTTGGCAGATCCTATGGAAATGTTGCTGTATATCATGAAGAGGACAGTACTTCAGATATAGACAACTTTCTGCCTGATGAGCTATTAAGACTTAGGCAGAGAAGAGAAACGGTGGAACAAAT
This sequence is a window from Balearica regulorum gibbericeps isolate bBalReg1 chromosome 1, bBalReg1.pri, whole genome shotgun sequence. Protein-coding genes within it:
- the MTUS2 gene encoding microtubule-associated tumor suppressor candidate 2, encoding MSAPLIPNKSCYAQLQDNCSEIKNNNESIVSVGDTNANQIVTKVRTTEGNVKKHDLTDESGNIHPGGSEKVTHLNTEQNKLLTFKDSRSCHTSVQESKLPSTTSREMGKDCRTSEAKDISRHIRISRGQSLSNLKSSTNDANLEVISKNDVDFTQNFSKGKMSRTVEMERIKRLSLGRPSKFSPQSETFAKDCVGPVSCKRLLSASLDSIDRSHHLIGNTEKSQKTSTDHFLGMVFHPLDNTSEENIVFYSKPSTSGNKKISKPENVPNVNTESTLHTAHSQHSAVKLNEIASKSEAQLGQGDKNKKLELKTAPSLQSKNTCQQKIERIMLVELLGCQKDENTAMQKQEGSVSDASKFQASHFQDTCNKVEDPLSRQVVTYPDDKLLNDNVTIGGEGRESNDSDNKATSQVVEEYFTDKEVETIFPLTCGSKSSGKVTPRKNKNLHEVDAGCAERVGEQISLTHNINLPDSKPLKVNENKLILVKGSTEDAAVTASDLSEARGAETMSNQQPDSHDSDAETSSFSIPSKKTANAQKYPPDEAPESCKVSAKADALLCVPTPVHPVATLDVNSQPTLSNSNLKDLYALHVDKLSPSSVLPPIDSTQLLNISPKVPIKTACSSAIPKPILVHSKGSLADKADVDSDNSEKLEESIEIKPAIPRPKPVRPKIITYIRRNPRSIEQLDPSFAPAGLPFGTPACGMPISTEQKASNGGEAKPPNILYDKFKPDLQKPRLFSSGLVVSGIRPPGHHFGPMSEKFLQEVGERPAKDEFCPPPYAHYEVPPSFYRSAMILKPQLGLGAVSRLPSAKSRILIASQRSSGNCLHQQGEITSAPSLYHPDASVDLKKGSCPSAAKSNLPKPCQSGLRPPGYSRLPAAKLAAFGFVRSSSVSSVSSNQSNDSAQSDQSKTTNRSSFGNEEQTTPKASTPSKDVPKGSSKSTTQVSSSAVAPRRSLLPAPKTATAPAGLKKEVQKDQDANRPAVSSPKRSAVTATKLHSPGHPKQRPTTPKNGFSPKPGESRDAEKQFVQRLKEKCDEQSRQLSNIRDELKRASYGFDVFAITTQHFFRQNENALVKIKELGVELAKIRDEVVLNTARWKKLQNEKEELERRFEEEVKQLRRQQQEELQALEQRLQEEYNTKKESLQEQHRLQLEQVKLQHQDQVEDITAVHEAAMLQLENNHIVAITVLQDENDCKIQELNTAHKLEKAQLEENFEKLRLSLQDQIDTLTFQNQSLKAKADRFEEALKKNTEEQLKIVRAPYLHLEKDLKSLKHVLEMKNHQIHQQEKMIMELEKQAEKNLKLEEKITMLQQQNEELRARIEQNTVITRQLSEENANLQEYVEKEVEEKKKLSRTNEELLWKLQEGDAVSPVKLPPTSSTSFYRCSSGNSSPAKVRTLRR